Proteins co-encoded in one Phycodurus eques isolate BA_2022a chromosome 14, UOR_Pequ_1.1, whole genome shotgun sequence genomic window:
- the trip11 gene encoding thyroid receptor-interacting protein 11 isoform X2, producing MSSWLGGIGSGLGQSLGQVGGSLSSFTGQLSNFTKDMLLEGVEEVGDAATELQLSNSKLADLEAAFSSQKFECERLKKLHAELEEKLEASEIQIKQQSAEYRTLLQQKDVEISHLKARQSGLQEDVQKLQCSAQSASAGPALLPNTTASSSVSTTVSSFLSRPSASHHHHHGFHGDDMDLSEVISSQQEINRLSTEVLRLEAEVAHWRRMSQASTAVGAGNSDQGEILKLQRTVKELRDEMNREVDEHQHELAALQDAQRQKMSDLSRRHREELAEYEERIEDLEDQLQNGSSAASSPSNPSKEPELQTTVAVLREAAEEREAREARLSELSVSLEEARRDRASLQSERDDVQEENAALLQNYARLQASVEELQARVREQESKAVRKAQMEHEIQVLRDNLAGAEKETERLKSLLVAEPKEEVEHADILELNTIIGTLREEKEALEQEKLDLQQRLSAAVEEVAGESVARPAETESTEDLKEVLETIEKTLKATQEERDTLLTELEELDWQNQEATQHLIAVKEQLKKAEAEHGATKDQKSALEQELEAQKERISQSAFTLNDLHMSKQQLEGIIRELKDKLTQAQERAKEARKEILELKKSLQEKEVHLLATKEKLARGERTRTDEDELAAKDGELLDLRGELEKVKSVDFELKMENGKLKEAVRKAEDLLEQSQTAASKTLQEKDTRIEALKLEKDQLDCELQRAERSLAEQTKQYQRTVDELSRAHSMDDSALQKEHERAVKLNQEKDTEIAQLRRDGEQLAADHRDTNEMLAITVAGQKQLTDLLQEKDAFAETLKQNVADARAELEVSVAVARREADVLGQALEEKDRQLAGMKEDNSHLKEEMDRARDQQSRPPRTLDIITELEAEITQLKSSRGSLEEEVRDLRRSLEEQQASLLGSRSELEQASLDFDRLLQARDQELAGLRQILERRGPVESPTERGDVILQEDKTVSLNQENGNEKHDLSKVELERLVMGMKEKETEISQLNEKNLSLTRQLDQLAVSRDEVGKLSQMILQKDLEIQALHTRVTMGGGQDVLFLQQQLQAYAVEREQILAVLNEKTRENSQLRSDYHRLMDIMAVKEAALLKLQQENQRLSNSGDPSGSQEMFKETIQNLSRIIREKDIEIDALTQKCQTLVTVLQSSGGDAGAGGVSSNQFEELLKERDTLKQQVKKMEEWKQQVMTTVKNMQHESAQLQEELVNLRAQVSADGDAGSKLSVDYARLIQSYEHKEQRLGSLSVELAQVQQTLTQLNTTKDLLLGRLGHAAPESEAQSSAVDAPSQDLTSLQARLAEQENLIRTLQENNHRLSCSASSSESEQRSHATELQQVRASLEALQRSVRDKDLLIKTKGDHLARVGETLRNRESDNEVLKQAVTNLKERAVILEMDTKTLKEANERVAARSREKESEFRALQETNMQVSMLLREREFELGAMRDKAATVEKMLKDKEQGKSSELNQLLNEIKSMQDKAVAFQQERDQVVMALKQKQMETTALQTELQHVRDKEQRLNLELERLRNHLLEIEDSYTREALAAEDRETELRRRVAQLDERLATSSNAVESASQQASMQVESLQEQLSGVVKQRDDALLQLRTSQEQVKQYAVSLSNLQMVLEQFQQEEKAMYSAELDKLRKEKEEWRRKADKLEDQASALQMNLDEANAALDSASRLTDQLDYKEEQIEELKQEVRGVYEWMCVCL from the exons ATGTCATCGTGGCTCGGCGGGATCGGCTCCGGCCTCGGCCAGTCGCTGGGTCAGGTCGGCGGCAGCCTGTCGTCCTTCACCGGACAGCTCTCCAATTTTACCAAAGATATGTTGCTGGAGGGAGTGGAAGAGGTCGGAG ATGCCGCCACAGAGCTGCAGTTGTCCAATTCCAAGTTGGCGGACCTGGAGGCTGCCTTTTCCTCTCAGAAATTTGAG tgcgaAAGGTTGAAAAAACTCCACGCCGAGCTGGAAGAGAAACTGGAGGCATCAGAGATCCAAATCAAGCAGCAGTCGGCCGAGTACAGGACGCTTCTGCAGCAGAAAGAT GTGGAGATCAGTCACTTAAAGGCCCGACAAAGCGGCCTGCAGGAGGACGTCCAGAAGCTTCAGTGCTCAGCCCAGTCCGCCTCTGCCGGCCCCGCCCTGCTGCCCAACACCACGGCGTCCTCCAGCGTCTCCACCACGGTGTCGTCCTTCCTATCACGGCCCTCTGCgtcccaccaccaccatcacggCTTCCATGGCGACGACATGGATCTCAGCGAAGTAATCTCGTCCCAGCAGGAGATCAACCGGCTGTCCACCGAGGTGCTGCGACTGGAAGCGGAGGTGGCGCACTGGAGGCGCATGTCGCAG GCATCGACAGCAGTGGGGGCAGGTAACTCTGACCAGGGTGAAATTCTCAAGCTTCAAAGAACAGTTAAG GAGCTGCGGGACGAGATGAACCGCGAGGTGGACGAGCACCAGCATGAGCTCGCCGCCCTGCAGGACGCCCAGCGCCAGAAGATGTCTGACCTCAGCCGGCGCCACCGGGAGGAGCTGGCCGAATACGAGGAGAGGATCGAGGACCTCGAGGACCAGCTGCAGAATG GCTCCTCTGCAGCCAGTTCCCCATCAAACCCATCCAAAGAGCCAGAGCTGCAGACCACTGTCGCTGTCCTGCGCGAGGCGGCGGAGGAGCGGGAGGCGCGCGAGGCGCGTCTCTCTGAGCTGTCCGTAAGCCTGGAGGAGGCACGGAGGGATCGGGCCTCGCTGCAGTCGGAGAGGGACGACGTCCAAGAGGAGAACGCGGCGCTGCTGCAGAACTACGCCCGGTTACAGGCCTCCGTGGAGGAGCTTCAGGCACGGGTACGGGAGCAGGAGAGCAAAGCTGTGCGGAAAGCCCAAATGGAGCATGAGATCCAAGTGCTGAGGGACAACCTCGCCGGTGCCGAAAAGGAAACGGAGAGACTGAAAAGCTTGCTTGTG GCAGAACCAAAGGAGGAGGTTGAGCATGCTGATATCTTAGAACTGAACACCATCATCGGTACACTAAGAGAAGAGAAGGAGGCCCTGGAGCAAGAAAAG CTCGATCTGCAGCAGAGACTGAGCGCAGCCGTGGAGGAAGTCGCCGGGGAGAGCGTAGCTCGACCAGCTGAAACAGAGTCGACGGAAGACCTGAAGGAGGTGCTGGAGACAATAGAGAAAACCTTGAAGGCCACCCAGGAGGAACGTGACACTCTGTTGACTGAACTAGAGGAGCTGGACTGGCAAAACCAGGAAGCGACGCAG CATCTGATCGCCGTGAAAGAGCAGCTGAAGAAGGCCGAGGCAGAGCATGGCGCCACCAAAGACCAGAAGAGTGCGCTGGAGCAGGAGCTGGAGGCCCAGAAAGAGAGGATCAGCCAGAGCGCGTTCACGCTCAACGACCTGCACATGAGCAAGCAGCAGCTGGAGGGCATCATCCGGGAGCTGAAGGACAAACTGACACAAGCTCAAGAGCGGGCCAAGGAGGCCCGCAAAGAAATATTGGAGCTGAAGAAGAGCTTGCAGGAGAAGGAGGTGCATCTATTGGCAACAAAAGAAAAGCTCGCTCGAGGTGAAAGGACAAGAACGGATGAAGATGAGCTGGCAGCGAAGGACGGAGAACTTTTGGATCTCAGAGGAGAGCTGGAGAAAGTGAAGTCGGTGGACTTCGAGCTGAAGATGGAGAACGGGAAGTTGAAGGAGGCCGTGAGGAAAGCGGAGGACTTGTTGGAACAGAGCCAGACAGCGGCAAGCAAAACGCTGCAGGAGAAGGACACCCGCATCGAAGCCCTCAAGCTGGAGAAAGACCAACTGGACTGCGAGCTGCAGCGGGCCGAGCGCTCGCTTGCGGAACAGACCAAACAGTACCAGCGCACTGTGGACGAGCTGAGCCGAGCCCACTCCATGGATGACTCGGCTCTGCAGAAGGAGCACGAGCGCGCCGTTAAGCTCAACCAGGAGAAGGACACGGAGATCGCTCAGCTGCGCCGCGACGGCGAGCAGCTGGCGGCCGACCACCGGGACACCAACGAGATGCTCGCCATCACCGTCGCCGGGCAGAAGCAGCTTACAGACTTGCTCCAGGAGAAGGACGCATTCGCCGAGACGCTGAAGCAGAATGTGGCGGACGCGCGTGCCGAGCTCGAGGTGAGCGTCGCGGTGGCGAGGAGGGAGGCTGACGTGCTCGGACAGGCGCTGGAGGAAAAGGACAGACAGCTGGCGGGCATGAAGGAGGACAACAGCCACTTGAAGGAGGAGATGGACCGCGCACGGGATCAGCAGAGCAGACCTCCGCGCACCCTGGACATCATCACCGAGCTGGAGGCTGAGATCACCCAGCTCAAGTCATCCAGAGGCAGCCTAGAGGAGGAGGTGCGGGATCTCCGGCGGAGCCTGGAGGAGCAGCAGGCCTCGCTCCTCGGATCTCGGAGCGAGCTGGAGCAGGCCTCGCTAGACTTCGACAGGCTCCTGCAGGCCAGGGACCAGGAGCTGGCCGGACTGCGACAGATCCTGGAGAGACGAGGCCCCGTCGAGTCCCCGACGGAGCGGGGTGATGTTATCCTGCAGGAAGACAAGACTGTGTCGCTGAACCAGGAGAACGGCAACGAGAAGCATGACCTCTCCAAGGTGGAACTGGAGCGACTAGTGATGGGCATGAAGGAGAAAGAGACGGAAATCAGCCAGCTGAACGAGAAGAACCTGTCTCTGACCAGACAGCTGGACCAGTTGGCGGTGTCTCGTGATGAAGTGGGGAAGCTCTCACAG ATGATCCTGCAGAAGGACCTTGAGATCCAGGCCCTTCATACACGAGTCACTATGGGTGGCGGTCAGGACGTCCTCTTCCTCCAGCAGCAGCTGCAGGCCTACGCCGTGGAGAGGGAGCAGATCCTCGCCGTGCTCAATGAGAAGACCCGAGAGAACAGTCAGCTCCGCTCCGACTACCACCGCCTCATGGACATCATGGCGGTCAAGGAGGCGGCGCTGCTTAAGCTGCAGCAGGAGAACCAGCGGCTCTCCAACTCCGGCGACCCATCGGGGAGCCAGGAGATGTTTAAGGAGACCATCCAGAATCTCTCACGCATCATCCGGGAGAAGGACATCGAGATTGATGCGCTGACGCAGAAGTGTCAGACGCTGGTGACGGTGCTGCAGTCGTCGGGCGGAGACGCTGGTGCCGGCGGGGTCAGCAGCAACCAGTTCGAGGAGCTGCTTAAGGAGCGTGACACGCTCAAGCAGCAGGTGAAGAAGATGGAGGAGTGGAAGCAGCAGGTGATGACTACCGTCAAGAACATGCAACACGAGTCGGCGCAGCTTCAGGAGGAACTGGTCAACCTCCGGGCTCAGGTGTCTGCCGATGGCGACGCAGGCTCCAAACTTTCGGTGGATTACGCCAGGCTTATTCAGAGCTATGAGCACAAGGAGCAACGGCTGGGCAGCTTGAGTGTGGAGCTGGCCCAGGTCCAGCAGACCCTCACCCAGCTCAACACCACCAAGGATCTCCTACTGGGCCGTCTAGGCCACGCGGCTCCTGAAAGCGAAGCTCAGTCGAGCGCGGTCGACGCTCCGAGCCAAGACCTGACGTCACTTCAAGCCCGGTTGGCCGAGCAGGAGAACCTGATCCGGACCCTCCAGGAGAACAATCACCGGCTCTCCTGCTCGGCCTCCTCCTCCGAGAGCGAGCAGAGGAGCCACGCCACCGAGCTCCAGCAGGTCCGCGCCAGTCTGGAGGCGCTACAGAGGTCCGTCCGGGACAAGGACCTGCTCATCAAGACCAAAGGGGACCATCTGGCTCGAGTCGGCGAGACGCTGCGCAACCGCGAGAGCGACAACGAAGTCCTGAAGCAGGCCGTCACCAACCTGAAGGAACGTGCCGTCATCCTGGAGATGGACACCAAGACGCTGAAGGAGGCGAACGAGCGGGTGGCAGCGCGTTCGCGGGAGAAGGAGTCGGAGTTCCGTGCGCTGCAAGAGACCAACATGCAGGTGTCCATGCTGCTACGTGAGCGAGAGTTTGAGCTCGGCGCCATGAGGGACAAAGCCGCCACCGTGGAGAAGATGCTCAAGGACAAAGAACAG GGTAAATCGAGTGAGCTCAATCAACTCCTGAACGAAATCAAGTCCATGCAGGACAAAGCGGTGGCCTTTCAGCAGGAGCGGGACCAGGTGGTGATGGCACTCAAGCAGAAGCAAATGGAAACCACGGCGCTACAGACCGAG CTGCAGCACGTGCGGGACAAAGAGCAGCGCCTTAACCTGGAGCTGGAGAGGCTGCGCAACCACCTGTTGGAGATCGAGGACTCGTACACGCGGGAGGCGCTTGCTGCGGAGGACCGCGAGACCGAGCTGCGGCGGCGCGTGGCCCAGCTGGACGAGAGGCTGGCCACGTCCTCCAATGCGGTGGAGAGCGCCAG CCAGCAGGCCAGCATGCAGGTGGAGTCTCTGCAGGAGCAGCTGAGCGGCGTGGTCAAGCAGCGGGATGACGCCCTCCTGCAGCTCAGGACCTCCCAGGAACAGGTCAAGCAGTATGCTGTATCCCTCTCCAACCTGCAGATGGTGCTAGAGCAGTTCCAGCAAG AGGAGAAAGCCATGTACTCTGCAGAGCTGGACAAGCTcaggaaggagaaggaggagtgGCGAAGGAAGGCGGACAAGCTAGAAGACCAAGCGTCTGCCCTTCAG ATGAACCTGGACGAGGCCAACGCCGCTCTGGATTCGGCGTCTCGCCTCACCGACCAGCTGGACTATAAGGAGGAGCAGATTGAGGAGCTGAAGCAGGAAG TACGTGGCGTCTatgaatggatgtgtgtgtgtttgtag
- the trip11 gene encoding thyroid receptor-interacting protein 11 isoform X1, which translates to MSSWLGGIGSGLGQSLGQVGGSLSSFTGQLSNFTKDMLLEGVEEVGDAATELQLSNSKLADLEAAFSSQKFECERLKKLHAELEEKLEASEIQIKQQSAEYRTLLQQKDVEISHLKARQSGLQEDVQKLQCSAQSASAGPALLPNTTASSSVSTTVSSFLSRPSASHHHHHGFHGDDMDLSEVISSQQEINRLSTEVLRLEAEVAHWRRMSQASTAVGAGNSDQGEILKLQRTVKELRDEMNREVDEHQHELAALQDAQRQKMSDLSRRHREELAEYEERIEDLEDQLQNGSSAASSPSNPSKEPELQTTVAVLREAAEEREAREARLSELSVSLEEARRDRASLQSERDDVQEENAALLQNYARLQASVEELQARVREQESKAVRKAQMEHEIQVLRDNLAGAEKETERLKSLLVAEPKEEVEHADILELNTIIGTLREEKEALEQEKLDLQQRLSAAVEEVAGESVARPAETESTEDLKEVLETIEKTLKATQEERDTLLTELEELDWQNQEATQHLIAVKEQLKKAEAEHGATKDQKSALEQELEAQKERISQSAFTLNDLHMSKQQLEGIIRELKDKLTQAQERAKEARKEILELKKSLQEKEVHLLATKEKLARGERTRTDEDELAAKDGELLDLRGELEKVKSVDFELKMENGKLKEAVRKAEDLLEQSQTAASKTLQEKDTRIEALKLEKDQLDCELQRAERSLAEQTKQYQRTVDELSRAHSMDDSALQKEHERAVKLNQEKDTEIAQLRRDGEQLAADHRDTNEMLAITVAGQKQLTDLLQEKDAFAETLKQNVADARAELEVSVAVARREADVLGQALEEKDRQLAGMKEDNSHLKEEMDRARDQQSRPPRTLDIITELEAEITQLKSSRGSLEEEVRDLRRSLEEQQASLLGSRSELEQASLDFDRLLQARDQELAGLRQILERRGPVESPTERGDVILQEDKTVSLNQENGNEKHDLSKVELERLVMGMKEKETEISQLNEKNLSLTRQLDQLAVSRDEVGKLSQMILQKDLEIQALHTRVTMGGGQDVLFLQQQLQAYAVEREQILAVLNEKTRENSQLRSDYHRLMDIMAVKEAALLKLQQENQRLSNSGDPSGSQEMFKETIQNLSRIIREKDIEIDALTQKCQTLVTVLQSSGGDAGAGGVSSNQFEELLKERDTLKQQVKKMEEWKQQVMTTVKNMQHESAQLQEELVNLRAQVSADGDAGSKLSVDYARLIQSYEHKEQRLGSLSVELAQVQQTLTQLNTTKDLLLGRLGHAAPESEAQSSAVDAPSQDLTSLQARLAEQENLIRTLQENNHRLSCSASSSESEQRSHATELQQVRASLEALQRSVRDKDLLIKTKGDHLARVGETLRNRESDNEVLKQAVTNLKERAVILEMDTKTLKEANERVAARSREKESEFRALQETNMQVSMLLREREFELGAMRDKAATVEKMLKDKEQGKSSELNQLLNEIKSMQDKAVAFQQERDQVVMALKQKQMETTALQTELQHVRDKEQRLNLELERLRNHLLEIEDSYTREALAAEDRETELRRRVAQLDERLATSSNAVESASQQASMQVESLQEQLSGVVKQRDDALLQLRTSQEQVKQYAVSLSNLQMVLEQFQQEEKAMYSAELDKLRKEKEEWRRKADKLEDQASALQMNLDEANAALDSASRLTDQLDYKEEQIEELKQEVDVRQEMLEEAQKKLMNLLHSTEGKIDKALMRNLLQGYFHTPRAKRMDVLRLMGSVLGLSPEDVEKMLEEDTARGVSGWVSSWLGGRGAQSVPGTPQRPTSGYSFNTSFSEMFVKFLETESTPSLPPPKLPVMDIRPLSAPPSRRAPTSGAAAAKSNNPFLAPRSAAVPLLAAGVSGGPGGHLLMKPISDALPTFTPVPVSAEASGGAVLKDLLKQ; encoded by the exons ATGTCATCGTGGCTCGGCGGGATCGGCTCCGGCCTCGGCCAGTCGCTGGGTCAGGTCGGCGGCAGCCTGTCGTCCTTCACCGGACAGCTCTCCAATTTTACCAAAGATATGTTGCTGGAGGGAGTGGAAGAGGTCGGAG ATGCCGCCACAGAGCTGCAGTTGTCCAATTCCAAGTTGGCGGACCTGGAGGCTGCCTTTTCCTCTCAGAAATTTGAG tgcgaAAGGTTGAAAAAACTCCACGCCGAGCTGGAAGAGAAACTGGAGGCATCAGAGATCCAAATCAAGCAGCAGTCGGCCGAGTACAGGACGCTTCTGCAGCAGAAAGAT GTGGAGATCAGTCACTTAAAGGCCCGACAAAGCGGCCTGCAGGAGGACGTCCAGAAGCTTCAGTGCTCAGCCCAGTCCGCCTCTGCCGGCCCCGCCCTGCTGCCCAACACCACGGCGTCCTCCAGCGTCTCCACCACGGTGTCGTCCTTCCTATCACGGCCCTCTGCgtcccaccaccaccatcacggCTTCCATGGCGACGACATGGATCTCAGCGAAGTAATCTCGTCCCAGCAGGAGATCAACCGGCTGTCCACCGAGGTGCTGCGACTGGAAGCGGAGGTGGCGCACTGGAGGCGCATGTCGCAG GCATCGACAGCAGTGGGGGCAGGTAACTCTGACCAGGGTGAAATTCTCAAGCTTCAAAGAACAGTTAAG GAGCTGCGGGACGAGATGAACCGCGAGGTGGACGAGCACCAGCATGAGCTCGCCGCCCTGCAGGACGCCCAGCGCCAGAAGATGTCTGACCTCAGCCGGCGCCACCGGGAGGAGCTGGCCGAATACGAGGAGAGGATCGAGGACCTCGAGGACCAGCTGCAGAATG GCTCCTCTGCAGCCAGTTCCCCATCAAACCCATCCAAAGAGCCAGAGCTGCAGACCACTGTCGCTGTCCTGCGCGAGGCGGCGGAGGAGCGGGAGGCGCGCGAGGCGCGTCTCTCTGAGCTGTCCGTAAGCCTGGAGGAGGCACGGAGGGATCGGGCCTCGCTGCAGTCGGAGAGGGACGACGTCCAAGAGGAGAACGCGGCGCTGCTGCAGAACTACGCCCGGTTACAGGCCTCCGTGGAGGAGCTTCAGGCACGGGTACGGGAGCAGGAGAGCAAAGCTGTGCGGAAAGCCCAAATGGAGCATGAGATCCAAGTGCTGAGGGACAACCTCGCCGGTGCCGAAAAGGAAACGGAGAGACTGAAAAGCTTGCTTGTG GCAGAACCAAAGGAGGAGGTTGAGCATGCTGATATCTTAGAACTGAACACCATCATCGGTACACTAAGAGAAGAGAAGGAGGCCCTGGAGCAAGAAAAG CTCGATCTGCAGCAGAGACTGAGCGCAGCCGTGGAGGAAGTCGCCGGGGAGAGCGTAGCTCGACCAGCTGAAACAGAGTCGACGGAAGACCTGAAGGAGGTGCTGGAGACAATAGAGAAAACCTTGAAGGCCACCCAGGAGGAACGTGACACTCTGTTGACTGAACTAGAGGAGCTGGACTGGCAAAACCAGGAAGCGACGCAG CATCTGATCGCCGTGAAAGAGCAGCTGAAGAAGGCCGAGGCAGAGCATGGCGCCACCAAAGACCAGAAGAGTGCGCTGGAGCAGGAGCTGGAGGCCCAGAAAGAGAGGATCAGCCAGAGCGCGTTCACGCTCAACGACCTGCACATGAGCAAGCAGCAGCTGGAGGGCATCATCCGGGAGCTGAAGGACAAACTGACACAAGCTCAAGAGCGGGCCAAGGAGGCCCGCAAAGAAATATTGGAGCTGAAGAAGAGCTTGCAGGAGAAGGAGGTGCATCTATTGGCAACAAAAGAAAAGCTCGCTCGAGGTGAAAGGACAAGAACGGATGAAGATGAGCTGGCAGCGAAGGACGGAGAACTTTTGGATCTCAGAGGAGAGCTGGAGAAAGTGAAGTCGGTGGACTTCGAGCTGAAGATGGAGAACGGGAAGTTGAAGGAGGCCGTGAGGAAAGCGGAGGACTTGTTGGAACAGAGCCAGACAGCGGCAAGCAAAACGCTGCAGGAGAAGGACACCCGCATCGAAGCCCTCAAGCTGGAGAAAGACCAACTGGACTGCGAGCTGCAGCGGGCCGAGCGCTCGCTTGCGGAACAGACCAAACAGTACCAGCGCACTGTGGACGAGCTGAGCCGAGCCCACTCCATGGATGACTCGGCTCTGCAGAAGGAGCACGAGCGCGCCGTTAAGCTCAACCAGGAGAAGGACACGGAGATCGCTCAGCTGCGCCGCGACGGCGAGCAGCTGGCGGCCGACCACCGGGACACCAACGAGATGCTCGCCATCACCGTCGCCGGGCAGAAGCAGCTTACAGACTTGCTCCAGGAGAAGGACGCATTCGCCGAGACGCTGAAGCAGAATGTGGCGGACGCGCGTGCCGAGCTCGAGGTGAGCGTCGCGGTGGCGAGGAGGGAGGCTGACGTGCTCGGACAGGCGCTGGAGGAAAAGGACAGACAGCTGGCGGGCATGAAGGAGGACAACAGCCACTTGAAGGAGGAGATGGACCGCGCACGGGATCAGCAGAGCAGACCTCCGCGCACCCTGGACATCATCACCGAGCTGGAGGCTGAGATCACCCAGCTCAAGTCATCCAGAGGCAGCCTAGAGGAGGAGGTGCGGGATCTCCGGCGGAGCCTGGAGGAGCAGCAGGCCTCGCTCCTCGGATCTCGGAGCGAGCTGGAGCAGGCCTCGCTAGACTTCGACAGGCTCCTGCAGGCCAGGGACCAGGAGCTGGCCGGACTGCGACAGATCCTGGAGAGACGAGGCCCCGTCGAGTCCCCGACGGAGCGGGGTGATGTTATCCTGCAGGAAGACAAGACTGTGTCGCTGAACCAGGAGAACGGCAACGAGAAGCATGACCTCTCCAAGGTGGAACTGGAGCGACTAGTGATGGGCATGAAGGAGAAAGAGACGGAAATCAGCCAGCTGAACGAGAAGAACCTGTCTCTGACCAGACAGCTGGACCAGTTGGCGGTGTCTCGTGATGAAGTGGGGAAGCTCTCACAG ATGATCCTGCAGAAGGACCTTGAGATCCAGGCCCTTCATACACGAGTCACTATGGGTGGCGGTCAGGACGTCCTCTTCCTCCAGCAGCAGCTGCAGGCCTACGCCGTGGAGAGGGAGCAGATCCTCGCCGTGCTCAATGAGAAGACCCGAGAGAACAGTCAGCTCCGCTCCGACTACCACCGCCTCATGGACATCATGGCGGTCAAGGAGGCGGCGCTGCTTAAGCTGCAGCAGGAGAACCAGCGGCTCTCCAACTCCGGCGACCCATCGGGGAGCCAGGAGATGTTTAAGGAGACCATCCAGAATCTCTCACGCATCATCCGGGAGAAGGACATCGAGATTGATGCGCTGACGCAGAAGTGTCAGACGCTGGTGACGGTGCTGCAGTCGTCGGGCGGAGACGCTGGTGCCGGCGGGGTCAGCAGCAACCAGTTCGAGGAGCTGCTTAAGGAGCGTGACACGCTCAAGCAGCAGGTGAAGAAGATGGAGGAGTGGAAGCAGCAGGTGATGACTACCGTCAAGAACATGCAACACGAGTCGGCGCAGCTTCAGGAGGAACTGGTCAACCTCCGGGCTCAGGTGTCTGCCGATGGCGACGCAGGCTCCAAACTTTCGGTGGATTACGCCAGGCTTATTCAGAGCTATGAGCACAAGGAGCAACGGCTGGGCAGCTTGAGTGTGGAGCTGGCCCAGGTCCAGCAGACCCTCACCCAGCTCAACACCACCAAGGATCTCCTACTGGGCCGTCTAGGCCACGCGGCTCCTGAAAGCGAAGCTCAGTCGAGCGCGGTCGACGCTCCGAGCCAAGACCTGACGTCACTTCAAGCCCGGTTGGCCGAGCAGGAGAACCTGATCCGGACCCTCCAGGAGAACAATCACCGGCTCTCCTGCTCGGCCTCCTCCTCCGAGAGCGAGCAGAGGAGCCACGCCACCGAGCTCCAGCAGGTCCGCGCCAGTCTGGAGGCGCTACAGAGGTCCGTCCGGGACAAGGACCTGCTCATCAAGACCAAAGGGGACCATCTGGCTCGAGTCGGCGAGACGCTGCGCAACCGCGAGAGCGACAACGAAGTCCTGAAGCAGGCCGTCACCAACCTGAAGGAACGTGCCGTCATCCTGGAGATGGACACCAAGACGCTGAAGGAGGCGAACGAGCGGGTGGCAGCGCGTTCGCGGGAGAAGGAGTCGGAGTTCCGTGCGCTGCAAGAGACCAACATGCAGGTGTCCATGCTGCTACGTGAGCGAGAGTTTGAGCTCGGCGCCATGAGGGACAAAGCCGCCACCGTGGAGAAGATGCTCAAGGACAAAGAACAG GGTAAATCGAGTGAGCTCAATCAACTCCTGAACGAAATCAAGTCCATGCAGGACAAAGCGGTGGCCTTTCAGCAGGAGCGGGACCAGGTGGTGATGGCACTCAAGCAGAAGCAAATGGAAACCACGGCGCTACAGACCGAG CTGCAGCACGTGCGGGACAAAGAGCAGCGCCTTAACCTGGAGCTGGAGAGGCTGCGCAACCACCTGTTGGAGATCGAGGACTCGTACACGCGGGAGGCGCTTGCTGCGGAGGACCGCGAGACCGAGCTGCGGCGGCGCGTGGCCCAGCTGGACGAGAGGCTGGCCACGTCCTCCAATGCGGTGGAGAGCGCCAG CCAGCAGGCCAGCATGCAGGTGGAGTCTCTGCAGGAGCAGCTGAGCGGCGTGGTCAAGCAGCGGGATGACGCCCTCCTGCAGCTCAGGACCTCCCAGGAACAGGTCAAGCAGTATGCTGTATCCCTCTCCAACCTGCAGATGGTGCTAGAGCAGTTCCAGCAAG AGGAGAAAGCCATGTACTCTGCAGAGCTGGACAAGCTcaggaaggagaaggaggagtgGCGAAGGAAGGCGGACAAGCTAGAAGACCAAGCGTCTGCCCTTCAG ATGAACCTGGACGAGGCCAACGCCGCTCTGGATTCGGCGTCTCGCCTCACCGACCAGCTGGACTATAAGGAGGAGCAGATTGAGGAGCTGAAGCAGGAAG tggACGTGAGACAAGAGATGTTGGAGGAGGCCCAGAAGAAACTGATGAACCTGTTGCACAGCACCGAGGGCAAGATTGACAA GGCCCTGATGCGTAACCTGCTCCAGGGCTACTTCCACACACCCAGAGCCAAGCGCATGGACGTGCTGAGGCTCATGGGTAGTGTGCTGGGGCTGAGCCCAGAGGACGTGGAAAAG ATGCTGGAGGAGGACACGGCTCGCGGCGTGAGCGGCTGGGTGTCGAGCTGGCTCGGCGGCCGAGGAGCTCAGAGCGTCCCCGGCACTCCCCAGAGGCCCACCAGCGGATACAGCTTTAACACG TCCTTCTCAGAGATGTTTGTCAAGTTCCTGGAGACGGAGTCGACACCGTCGCTCCCTCCGCCCAAACTTCCCGTCATGGATATCAGGCCTCTGAGCGCCCCGCCCTCCAGGAGAGCGCCGACGAGCGGCGCGGCGGCCGCCAAGTCCAACAACCCCTTCCTGGCACCGCGCTCCGCTGCCGTGCCCCTGCTGGCCGCCGGTGTCTCCGGCGGGCCGGGCGGGCACCTGCTGATGAAGCCCATCTCGGACGCTTTGCCCACCTTCACGCCCGTGCCCGTGTCGGCCGAGGCCAGCGGCGGTGCCGTGCTCAAGGACCTGTTGAAGCAGTGA